The Exiguobacterium mexicanum genome includes a window with the following:
- a CDS encoding winged helix-turn-helix transcriptional regulator, translating to METCPVETIVQKISGKYKMLILHRLGTLGVKRFNEICRLFPQATPRTLTRQLRELEQDGLIIRTVYSEIPPRVEYRLSEEGESLYPILEQLARWEYERSGQPQASARS from the coding sequence ATGGAAACGTGCCCTGTCGAAACGATTGTCCAAAAAATTTCCGGGAAATATAAGATGTTGATTCTGCATCGGCTCGGCACGCTCGGCGTGAAGCGGTTCAATGAAATCTGCCGCCTGTTCCCGCAAGCGACCCCGCGAACATTGACCCGTCAGTTGCGGGAGCTCGAACAAGACGGATTGATCATCCGTACCGTCTATTCGGAAATCCCGCCCCGGGTCGAATATCGATTATCAGAAGAAGGGGAGTCCCTTTATCCGATTTTAGAACAGTTGGCACGGTGGGAATATGAAAGAAGCGGACAGCCGCAAGCATCCGCTCGCTCATAA
- a CDS encoding F510_1955 family glycosylhydrolase, whose amino-acid sequence MKRKLFVPMFVTTVLLASCGADPTENQTTAPVVEKEKSTTKQTTDRWEATAADTEVSHIHGAGFWQDGRPVIATHTGLMEFREDGWYELSSNRHDYMGFELVVDGFYASGHPALDSPYKNPLGVVRGTEKGETLEIRSLEGEADFHYMSVGYETESIYVYLEQATKELAPGFYRSLDGGVSFEPMKMDGIEGRGIAGITADASEPKRVFVCGPDGILVSDDGGDTFEPFDDQGNIVTMAAAKGQLAYIAKTGTSFDLVVSDLTDETETSIDLPSMNGDNVPIELVMEAERLLLATSDNSVYVFEDEEWTQLLQAGKVK is encoded by the coding sequence ATGAAACGAAAGCTATTCGTACCGATGTTCGTGACGACCGTATTACTTGCCTCGTGCGGTGCGGATCCGACAGAGAATCAGACCACTGCACCGGTTGTTGAGAAAGAGAAATCGACAACCAAACAGACGACGGACCGCTGGGAAGCGACAGCAGCAGACACCGAAGTCTCGCATATCCATGGTGCCGGTTTTTGGCAAGACGGACGCCCGGTCATCGCGACGCATACGGGACTGATGGAATTCAGGGAAGACGGCTGGTACGAGTTGTCGTCGAACCGGCATGACTATATGGGCTTCGAGCTCGTCGTCGACGGCTTTTACGCGAGCGGTCACCCGGCGCTGGATTCGCCGTATAAGAATCCGCTCGGCGTCGTCCGTGGAACCGAGAAAGGCGAGACGCTCGAGATTCGTTCGCTAGAGGGCGAGGCCGATTTTCACTATATGAGCGTAGGCTATGAAACAGAAAGTATTTACGTCTATTTAGAACAAGCGACAAAAGAGCTCGCGCCAGGATTTTATCGTTCGCTCGACGGTGGTGTCTCGTTTGAGCCGATGAAGATGGACGGGATCGAAGGTCGTGGCATCGCCGGTATCACGGCCGATGCGAGCGAACCGAAACGCGTCTTCGTCTGTGGCCCAGATGGCATCCTCGTTTCAGATGACGGGGGAGATACGTTCGAGCCGTTCGATGATCAAGGAAACATCGTCACGATGGCCGCGGCAAAAGGACAACTGGCGTATATCGCTAAAACAGGTACCTCGTTCGATCTTGTGGTCTCGGATTTGACCGACGAGACGGAGACGTCCATCGACTTGCCGTCGATGAACGGTGACAACGTCCCGATTGAACTCGTGATGGAAGCGGAACGATTGTTGCTGGCGACATCGGATAACAGTGTGTACGTCTTTGAAGACGAGGAATGGACGCAACTGTTGCAAGCAGGGAAAGTGAAATGA
- a CDS encoding response regulator transcription factor has protein sequence MNILIVDDEVKMRRLLRLFLEGDGYTCIEAADGREAMELLSERPDLVMLDIMMPGVDGITLCRQIKALDAELPVVLLTARSDSETTIRGLDAGADDYVTKPFEGNVLLARIRAVLRRSRVTNVNYGQLRYEEASGRILYQEQEVVMTPKATAILKLFLQHPNRLYNRMDLYDLVWPYSSESDPRTVDAHIRMIRDKLGEAGFPIDDYLKTVWGRGYRWTEERSDS, from the coding sequence ATGAACATCTTGATTGTCGATGACGAAGTAAAAATGAGACGGCTCCTCCGCTTATTCCTCGAAGGGGACGGCTACACTTGCATCGAGGCCGCGGACGGACGAGAAGCCATGGAGCTGCTATCTGAACGTCCGGACTTGGTCATGTTGGATATCATGATGCCCGGTGTCGACGGGATCACGTTGTGTCGCCAAATCAAAGCACTCGACGCCGAACTACCTGTCGTCTTATTGACGGCCCGCTCGGATAGCGAGACGACGATCCGCGGATTGGACGCCGGGGCTGACGACTATGTCACGAAACCGTTCGAAGGAAATGTGCTCCTGGCACGGATTCGTGCGGTGTTGCGACGGAGCCGCGTCACGAATGTGAATTATGGACAATTGCGCTATGAAGAAGCGAGCGGACGCATCCTGTATCAAGAACAAGAAGTCGTCATGACGCCGAAAGCGACGGCCATCTTAAAGTTGTTTCTGCAACATCCGAACCGGTTGTACAACCGGATGGATTTATATGACTTGGTATGGCCTTATTCGTCCGAATCGGACCCGCGCACGGTCGACGCCCATATCCGTATGATTCGCGACAAACTCGGCGAGGCCGGCTTCCCGATTGACGATTATTTGAAGACGGTGTGGGGACGCGGCTATCGCTGGACCGAGGAGCGGTCGGACTCATGA
- a CDS encoding heavy metal translocating P-type ATPase, whose product MIQEWAGFELTFPYEKQTLFVLATIVYVYGGWPFLKGSIDELRQRNPGMMMLIGLAISVAYFYSVAIVFGYGHGHDFFWELATLIVIMLLGHWIEMRSIMGASNALQQLVRLLPSVAHRINGSDIEDVPVSALAAGDLILVKPGEQIPVDGELLKGRTTVDESMLTGESMPVEKETGDVVIAGSINQEGSMTISTTSTGESTYLSKVIDLVKEAQESKSKTQNLANRAAKLLFYVAVGAGVLTFVIWLALGYSVSMAVERMVTVMVISCPHALGLASPLVVAVSTSLSAKRGLLIRNRTQFEEARHLDAVIFDKTGTLTQGDFGVTDIEAASSYTNDEVLRLAAAVETASQHPLARGILREAEERGLTLPEVVDFASITGVGLEGRVNGAHVQVVSPRYIREHELSIDEAAFDQLSAAGKTVVFTIRDGELVGMIALADMVRDEAKETVRALKDRGVRSIMLTGDNRKVAAWVASQLHIDEVYAEVLPDDKSRQVQTVQADGSKVAMVGDGINDAPALAQADVGIAIGSGTDVAVETADIVLVRSNPKDVLSILDLSRNTYNKMIQNLWWAAGYNIVAIPLAAGVLAPMGIILSPAVGAVLMSLSTVIVALNARTLKL is encoded by the coding sequence ATGATTCAAGAGTGGGCCGGTTTCGAACTTACGTTTCCTTATGAAAAGCAGACGCTATTCGTGTTGGCGACGATCGTGTACGTCTATGGAGGGTGGCCGTTTTTGAAAGGGAGCATCGACGAATTGCGTCAACGAAACCCGGGGATGATGATGCTGATTGGACTGGCCATCAGCGTCGCGTACTTCTATAGTGTCGCCATCGTGTTCGGGTATGGGCATGGACATGACTTCTTTTGGGAGTTGGCGACGTTGATCGTGATCATGTTGCTCGGGCATTGGATTGAGATGCGCTCCATCATGGGTGCCTCGAACGCGTTGCAACAGCTCGTTCGTCTATTACCGAGTGTGGCGCACCGCATCAACGGGAGTGATATCGAAGACGTTCCCGTCTCGGCGCTCGCTGCGGGGGATTTGATTCTCGTCAAACCGGGCGAGCAGATCCCTGTCGACGGGGAACTGCTGAAAGGGCGGACGACGGTCGATGAGTCGATGTTGACCGGGGAGTCGATGCCCGTCGAGAAAGAAACGGGAGATGTCGTCATCGCCGGGTCGATCAACCAAGAAGGAAGTATGACGATTTCAACGACGAGCACGGGAGAGAGCACATACTTGTCTAAAGTCATCGACTTGGTCAAAGAAGCGCAGGAGTCCAAATCAAAAACGCAAAACCTAGCCAATCGGGCCGCCAAGCTGTTATTCTATGTCGCCGTCGGGGCGGGTGTGCTGACGTTCGTCATTTGGCTCGCTCTCGGCTACTCGGTCAGTATGGCCGTCGAGCGAATGGTCACCGTCATGGTCATCTCATGTCCGCATGCGCTCGGCCTTGCGTCCCCGCTTGTCGTGGCGGTCTCGACGTCGCTATCCGCGAAACGAGGGCTGTTGATTCGGAACCGGACCCAGTTCGAGGAGGCACGTCATCTCGATGCGGTCATCTTCGATAAGACGGGCACACTGACGCAAGGTGATTTTGGGGTGACGGACATTGAAGCCGCATCCTCGTATACGAACGATGAAGTGTTGCGTCTGGCTGCCGCCGTCGAGACGGCCTCGCAACACCCGCTCGCACGAGGGATTCTTCGCGAAGCGGAAGAGCGAGGTTTGACGTTACCTGAGGTCGTCGATTTCGCCTCCATCACGGGCGTCGGTCTAGAAGGTCGCGTGAACGGGGCACACGTTCAAGTCGTCAGCCCCCGTTATATTCGGGAGCACGAGCTATCGATCGATGAAGCGGCATTTGATCAATTATCGGCCGCCGGGAAGACCGTCGTCTTCACGATTCGCGACGGGGAATTGGTCGGCATGATCGCCTTGGCGGACATGGTTCGCGATGAGGCGAAAGAGACGGTCCGAGCGTTGAAAGACCGTGGCGTCCGCTCGATTATGCTCACCGGAGATAACCGGAAAGTGGCTGCTTGGGTCGCCTCGCAACTTCACATCGATGAAGTGTACGCAGAAGTATTGCCGGACGATAAATCACGGCAAGTCCAAACCGTGCAAGCCGATGGCAGCAAAGTGGCGATGGTTGGGGACGGCATCAATGATGCGCCGGCTTTGGCCCAAGCGGACGTCGGCATCGCCATCGGAAGCGGGACCGACGTCGCCGTCGAAACGGCCGATATCGTCCTCGTCCGGAGCAACCCGAAAGACGTGCTGTCGATTCTCGACTTGTCTCGCAACACGTACAACAAGATGATTCAGAATCTATGGTGGGCCGCCGGTTACAACATCGTTGCCATCCCGCTCGCGGCAGGTGTGTTGGCACCGATGGGCATCATCTTGTCTCCGGCCGTCGGTGCCGTGCTCATGAGCCTCAGTACGGTCATCGTCGCGCTCAATGCCCGGACGCTCAAACTTTAA
- a CDS encoding NAD(P)-dependent oxidoreductase — MHIAVFGGSGRTGRELITQALAHGHHVKALVRSPKKLDLTHDRLTIVKGDAENRDDVFRTVEGTGAVLMALGHTKTSNKDVLEQATSHVVAAMHAYNATRVVNLTGATVKVPKDVKQKLISRFAETLMKTFAGDLLRDSYVQKGILEASGLEWTISGDLAY; from the coding sequence ATGCATATCGCAGTATTCGGAGGCAGCGGACGGACGGGGCGTGAATTGATCACTCAGGCTCTCGCCCATGGTCATCATGTCAAAGCGCTAGTCAGAAGCCCGAAAAAACTTGATTTGACCCATGACCGGTTGACGATTGTGAAAGGAGACGCCGAAAACCGGGATGATGTCTTCCGGACCGTTGAAGGAACGGGTGCGGTCCTGATGGCTCTCGGCCATACGAAGACATCGAACAAGGACGTATTGGAACAAGCGACATCCCACGTCGTTGCCGCCATGCATGCGTACAACGCGACACGCGTCGTCAATTTGACAGGTGCGACGGTCAAAGTACCGAAAGACGTCAAACAGAAACTCATCAGCCGGTTCGCCGAGACGCTCATGAAGACGTTCGCGGGCGATTTACTGCGCGACAGTTACGTTCAAAAAGGAATCCTCGAGGCGAGCGGGCTCGAATGGACGATCTCCGGGGACCTCGCCTATTAG
- a CDS encoding DUF305 domain-containing protein has product MKPYAKFGVMILVSTFLMYWLMYLNVFQFDHVFFSQTRLYMALIMGSVMAFVMLLFMWGMYKNKKLNAVILGVSALVFALSLWLVRSQTTVDDVSWMRAMIPHHSIAILTSERAEIEDPRVKQLSEEIIKAQEREIAEMKRLIEELEKEEEEANVESEAKTDVAE; this is encoded by the coding sequence ATGAAACCTTATGCGAAATTCGGAGTGATGATTCTCGTGTCGACATTCCTCATGTATTGGCTCATGTATTTGAACGTGTTCCAATTCGACCACGTCTTCTTCAGTCAGACACGTTTGTATATGGCGCTCATCATGGGCTCGGTCATGGCGTTCGTCATGTTGCTGTTCATGTGGGGCATGTACAAGAACAAGAAGCTGAACGCCGTCATCTTAGGCGTGAGCGCGCTCGTCTTCGCCTTGTCGTTATGGCTCGTCCGGAGCCAGACCACGGTCGATGACGTCAGTTGGATGCGAGCGATGATTCCGCACCACTCCATCGCCATTTTGACGAGCGAACGGGCGGAAATCGAAGACCCGCGCGTGAAACAGTTGTCAGAAGAAATCATCAAAGCGCAAGAACGAGAAATCGCTGAGATGAAGCGATTGATTGAAGAGTTGGAGAAAGAAGAGGAAGAAGCGAACGTGGAATCTGAGGCGAAAACAGACGTGGCCGAATAA
- a CDS encoding UDP-N-acetylmuramoyl-L-alanyl-D-glutamate--2,6-diaminopimelate ligase, with translation MLKNLQDLLTELKQLVTWTYLDNPAETMIEGISFSSKEIKQNFLFVCISGYRRDGHDYVNEAIHNGAVAIIAERPIEARVPVIYCKDTKHALAELASAFYDHPSTRLRLHGVTGTNGKTTTTALAHQLFDQLGISAGLIGTLGITYSGQTFETPNTTPDSLTIHRHLHTMVEAGVTDCLIEVSSQAIAEGRIANLSFETTSFLNLSHDHLDYHGTMETYAYTKAQLFAQLSDVGCGIVNGDDPYHELMRSVAPPHARRFRFSRHSSVADLTGQTEADRFIVRMDGETALSAPPFLEDYNLDNTLCAISIVLQTGVSLKEIVPHLSNLTLPSGRLEKVSGITTPVYIDYGHTPDAIKKVVTSLTARHSRVLVLLSAAGERDRMKRRMMTGMVAASGADFILTVHDPRHEDPQQILDDLADGQSAELAHFDKREEAIRFFCERMVDYDCGVLFGKGHDHVERIEDLLVPFDESELVRQFFTRRT, from the coding sequence GTGTTAAAAAACCTGCAAGACCTGTTGACAGAGCTGAAACAGCTTGTGACATGGACGTATTTAGACAATCCTGCCGAAACGATGATTGAAGGCATTTCCTTCTCCTCCAAAGAAATTAAACAAAATTTTTTATTCGTCTGTATATCAGGGTATCGACGTGACGGTCATGACTACGTGAACGAGGCAATCCACAACGGGGCCGTCGCCATCATCGCCGAACGTCCGATCGAGGCCCGGGTGCCTGTCATCTACTGTAAAGATACGAAACATGCTTTAGCTGAACTCGCCAGTGCGTTCTATGACCATCCATCGACGCGACTTCGTCTTCATGGCGTCACCGGGACGAACGGAAAAACGACGACGACCGCCCTGGCACATCAACTGTTCGACCAACTCGGCATATCCGCCGGCTTGATCGGCACACTCGGTATCACCTATTCCGGTCAGACGTTCGAGACACCGAACACGACACCCGATTCGCTAACCATCCACCGCCACCTCCACACCATGGTCGAGGCCGGCGTGACGGATTGTCTGATCGAGGTCTCGTCACAAGCCATTGCGGAGGGACGTATCGCGAACTTGTCATTCGAGACGACCTCGTTTCTCAATCTGTCGCACGACCATTTGGATTACCACGGCACGATGGAGACGTATGCGTACACGAAAGCCCAATTGTTCGCGCAATTATCGGATGTGGGTTGCGGCATCGTCAATGGTGACGACCCGTATCATGAGCTCATGCGATCCGTCGCACCACCTCACGCGAGGCGGTTCAGGTTCAGCCGTCATTCGTCTGTAGCCGATTTAACCGGTCAGACGGAAGCTGACCGTTTTATCGTTCGTATGGACGGAGAGACGGCGTTGTCTGCGCCTCCGTTCCTAGAAGACTATAACCTCGACAACACGTTATGTGCGATCAGTATCGTCCTTCAAACGGGTGTCTCTTTAAAAGAGATTGTCCCTCACCTCTCGAACTTAACCTTGCCGAGCGGGCGACTCGAGAAAGTGTCGGGCATCACGACACCCGTCTATATCGACTACGGACATACTCCGGATGCCATAAAAAAAGTCGTGACATCGCTAACGGCCCGTCATTCTCGTGTGCTCGTGTTACTCAGCGCCGCCGGTGAGCGAGACCGGATGAAACGTCGGATGATGACCGGCATGGTCGCCGCTTCAGGCGCCGACTTCATCTTGACTGTCCATGACCCGCGCCATGAAGATCCCCAGCAAATCCTCGACGATTTAGCGGATGGACAGTCTGCCGAACTCGCCCATTTCGACAAGCGCGAAGAAGCCATCCGTTTCTTCTGTGAGCGGATGGTAGACTATGACTGTGGGGTCCTGTTCGGGAAAGGACATGACCACGTCGAGCGCATCGAAGACCTCCTCGTGCCGTTCGACGAATCGGAGCTTGTCCGACAGTTCTTTACAAGGAGAACGTAG
- a CDS encoding sensor histidine kinase produces MTFRRNSLPFRISLIFLLTTLLIEGVLFLLLYHTLLGERVVEEIDRLESRAESHASVLAMSFDEETIGHVATMESETDTKVAITAPDHSILQTSNRFPDPLSVLVQTEADRGDADVTTILEDDWENEPYLAVRTPIDAMENATRYGYVYMFLPTEIIHGISHRLQLRFLYITGIALVITIMTFVLLSRLISNPIQLLRRATEDVLTNPETLTLPTTREDEIGELARSIEAMSLELDRLRKERNQFLSDLAHEIKTPLTYLQGYAEIASKPQTPESLKEQSIQTILEESQALTELVENAFQLAQLDENTFTLHREPVAVDALCDDLQRVLTTMFRVTPIAFASSTDCSSKDVVLQLDRHRILQVFRSIAHNAIQHSEARHVRFDMQLTDEALHFTIQDDGKGIPQEDLPHIFDRLYRVEKSRSRRTGGSGLGLAIAHQIIRLHDGTLTVASDSSGTMFTITLPPH; encoded by the coding sequence ATGACATTCCGACGCAATAGCCTCCCGTTCCGAATCAGTCTGATTTTTTTATTGACGACGTTATTGATTGAAGGTGTCTTGTTCTTATTGCTCTACCATACGCTCCTCGGTGAACGTGTTGTCGAAGAAATCGACCGGCTCGAATCGAGAGCGGAAAGCCATGCGAGCGTACTGGCGATGAGTTTTGATGAAGAGACGATTGGCCACGTCGCGACGATGGAGAGCGAGACCGATACGAAAGTCGCCATCACCGCTCCCGACCACTCGATTCTACAGACATCCAACCGCTTCCCCGACCCGCTCTCGGTGCTCGTCCAAACGGAAGCGGACCGAGGGGATGCCGATGTGACGACCATCCTCGAAGACGATTGGGAGAACGAACCGTATCTCGCAGTACGGACCCCGATTGATGCGATGGAAAATGCCACCCGTTACGGGTATGTGTATATGTTTCTACCGACCGAGATTATTCATGGCATCAGCCATCGGCTCCAACTCCGGTTTCTTTATATCACCGGCATCGCCCTCGTCATCACCATCATGACGTTCGTCTTGCTGAGCCGGTTGATTTCAAACCCGATTCAGCTGTTGCGCCGAGCGACCGAGGATGTCTTGACGAATCCCGAAACGTTGACCCTGCCGACGACTCGAGAAGATGAGATCGGCGAGTTGGCCCGTTCAATTGAAGCGATGTCGCTTGAACTGGATCGTCTCCGGAAAGAACGAAATCAGTTCTTGTCGGACCTCGCCCACGAGATTAAAACGCCGCTCACGTATCTGCAAGGATATGCCGAAATCGCATCCAAACCGCAGACGCCAGAGTCGTTAAAAGAACAGTCGATTCAGACGATTCTCGAAGAGAGCCAAGCGTTGACCGAGCTCGTCGAGAACGCGTTCCAGCTCGCCCAGTTGGACGAGAACACGTTCACGTTGCATCGCGAACCCGTGGCCGTCGATGCGCTCTGCGACGATTTGCAACGCGTGCTCACCACGATGTTCCGAGTGACACCGATCGCGTTTGCTAGTAGCACCGATTGCTCCTCCAAGGACGTCGTCTTACAGTTAGATCGACATCGCATCTTACAAGTGTTCCGCTCCATCGCCCACAACGCGATTCAACATAGCGAGGCACGCCACGTCCGATTCGATATGCAACTTACGGATGAAGCACTTCACTTCACGATTCAAGACGATGGGAAAGGTATCCCTCAAGAAGATCTGCCTCACATCTTCGATCGCCTGTACCGGGTCGAAAAATCACGTTCCCGTCGTACGGGTGGCAGTGGACTCGGGCTTGCCATCGCCCATCAAATCATCCGGTTGCATGATGGTACGTTGACCGTCGCCTCTGATTCATCTGGGACGATGTTCACCATCACTCTTCCGCCCCACTAA